One region of Tistrella bauzanensis genomic DNA includes:
- a CDS encoding alkaline phosphatase D family protein, with translation MTCRSPRPADLRAPILPTRPDTTPALFTTARPAASPVIPRRGILKAGVAGLMLAGLPAPAEARTPQPAGPATRVALMSCIHQARPAPALDLVVGYDPDIAIFAGDNVYGDVSGPEMTELAAAYALAATRPAFTTLRRDRLVMPIWDDHDRGIDDGGGDFPHSTAAKALFQAFWALPADDPRRGRAGLYHAVITGPVGRRVQVILLDCRSFRSPLALAAGGLAPGGGRYVPSGPEQAMLGADQWAWLADQFRQPAELRLVVSSIQVIADGHGWESWRLMADERARLWRLIRDTGARGVVLLSGDRHLGALYRTEPGSDNSDASRIDTGSLPPYPVTELTASSVNLPNLAITDEPGPNRLGRVWPMENWGRIDIDWWQGTVTLAVVDDGGITRRQAVLRIAELA, from the coding sequence ATGACCTGCCGTTCCCCGCGCCCCGCCGACCTGCGCGCACCGATCCTCCCCACCCGCCCCGACACGACCCCTGCTCTGTTCACCACGGCGCGGCCAGCCGCATCCCCCGTCATTCCCCGGCGCGGCATCCTGAAGGCCGGCGTCGCCGGGCTGATGCTGGCGGGGCTGCCGGCACCGGCAGAGGCGCGGACGCCGCAGCCGGCCGGGCCGGCGACACGGGTGGCGCTGATGTCGTGCATCCATCAGGCCCGGCCGGCACCGGCACTGGATCTGGTGGTGGGATACGACCCCGATATCGCGATCTTCGCCGGCGACAACGTCTATGGCGATGTCAGCGGCCCCGAGATGACCGAGCTTGCCGCCGCCTATGCCCTGGCCGCCACCCGGCCGGCCTTCACGACGCTACGCCGCGACCGGCTGGTGATGCCGATCTGGGATGATCATGATCGCGGCATCGATGACGGCGGCGGCGATTTTCCCCACAGCACCGCCGCCAAGGCGCTGTTCCAGGCGTTCTGGGCACTGCCCGCCGACGATCCGCGCCGGGGCCGCGCCGGCCTGTACCACGCGGTGATCACCGGCCCCGTAGGCCGGCGGGTGCAGGTGATCCTGCTGGACTGCCGCAGCTTCCGCAGCCCCTTGGCGCTGGCAGCCGGGGGGCTGGCGCCCGGTGGCGGCCGCTATGTGCCATCGGGGCCGGAACAGGCGATGCTGGGCGCCGACCAATGGGCGTGGCTGGCCGATCAGTTTCGCCAGCCCGCCGAGCTGCGGCTGGTGGTCAGTTCCATTCAGGTGATCGCCGACGGCCATGGCTGGGAAAGCTGGCGGCTGATGGCTGATGAGCGCGCCCGGCTGTGGCGGCTGATCCGCGACACCGGCGCGCGCGGCGTGGTGCTGCTGTCGGGCGACCGGCATCTGGGCGCGCTGTATCGCACAGAGCCCGGGAGCGACAACAGCGACGCCAGCCGTATCGACACCGGCAGCCTGCCGCCCTATCCGGTGACCGAGCTGACCGCCAGCAGCGTCAACCTGCCCAATCTGGCGATCACCGACGAGCCCGGCCCCAACCGGCTGGGGCGGGTCTGGCCGATGGAGAACTGGGGCCGGATCGATATCGACTGGTGGCAGGGCACGGTGACGCTGGCGGTGGTGGATGACGGCGGCATCACCCGACGGCAGGCAGTGCTGCGGATCGCGGAGCTGGCCT